The genomic region ATGACATACTCTGAGTTCAAGTAGCCCTGAACAGTACGTCGTTTTAGTAGCTGGAAAAACACATCGTCGGCGGGCAATGCCGCTAGGTAGGTTTGCATATCCTTCAACCCTTTTCCTTTGATTGTCTCGGCACCTTTTAACCCGTCGATAAAAGCTTTCTGCTCTTCAGGGCTGGCACAATCGTCGACCATCTTCATCACAAAGAGATGCAGATTGAGGTCCTTAGCGCCCGGCGTGTCGGTTTTAGGGATCAGGGATTCAGTTAATTCAGCGAGGAGGTCCTCGTCTGCTTTATTAAGTTTAATATGATTAAGCAGGATGCTGGTTGATTTATCGGTGAAATCACAGGAGGTTGCAATCATCATCCCCCCTACAACCACAAATAGCTGCTTAATCGCGGTCCGTCTATTCATAAGATTTACAATCAATAGATTTAAATCTACGAATAAAACGGGAAAACTGGAATGCTAAATCGATTAAAACAATAAACTTTCCACTTCTTTTAACGAAGAAGCAAGTTTATCTGCATGCGAAAGACGTTCGCGTTCGACCTCTTGTTTGGAAACCGCAACGCAGTACAACCCCGCTGCTTTAGCTGCCGTGCATCCTGTGCTGGTGTCCTCCACTACCAGAATCTCTTCGGATGGGATTGCGAGCTTTTGTGTCGCCAGTAAATAAGGTTCCGGATTGGGTTTAGGTTGTTCCACAGATTCTCTCGTGACGAAAAACGAGAAGTAATCTAATAATTTATGTTCACCGAGCACGGTGTCTACTGTTGTTTTATAACTGGAGGTTACTAACCCCGTGGTTAGCCCTTTCGATTTAACTACCTCCAATATTTCTTGTGCATGTGGCATCAGTCTGATTGTGCGCATATCTGCTTTAGCGTATCTAGAGCGAGTTGCATACCACATGTCTTCTTCATCAACTTTTAATTTGTAGTGTTCATTCAACATAACTACGTTGCGAGCTAATGTATGTCCTGCGAAATTGGAAATCCAATCGTCGAAAGTAATGTTAAGTCCATAATCTTCCGAAAGAATCGGTGCCCAATTGCTATAATAAAAGTATTCAGAGTCTATCAAGGTACCATCTAAATCAAATAGTACCGCTTTAAAATTATTCATACAACAAAGTTAGTTATTGCTATATTAATTCAATGTTAAATTAGCGGAAGTTAACATACAAACAGTCCCAAGAATCTTCCTAATTGAAACGGAAGTTCGGAAACCAGAGGGCAGCTCTTCGCTAATCTTGCTATTCCCTCTCAGTTTTGCTAAGTTTGTTAAGCCATTGGAGGGTGATCTCCTTTGCCATTACATCAATAAACAATAACCATGAAAATAATAGCAGTAGGTAGAAACTACGTCGATCATGCCAAAGAATTGAACAATCCGGTTCCTGAGAAACCCGTTATTTTTCTGAAACCCGATACGGCGGTTTTAAAAGATAATAAAGACTTCTATTTTCCGGAGTTTTCTAAGGATGTGCATTATGAGGTGGAAGTGGTGCTTCGGGTTTGCAACGAAGGGAAGCATGTTTCTAAAAAATTTGCGCACAAGTACTATGATGCTATTGGTTTGGGAATCGATTTTACGGCGAGAGATATACAGGCCGACCATAAAGCAAAGGGATTGCCTTGGGAACTGGCGAAAGCTTTCGACCATTCTGCTGTGATCAGCAACCTGATTCCGAAGGAGGAATTTGAGAATATACAGGAACTAGCTTTCTCTTTATCAAAAAATGGAGAAACCGTTCAGGAAGGCAATACGAAAGACATGATTTTTGATTATGACACCTTAATCAGCTTTATTTCACAATACATTACGATCCGTAAAGGGGATTTAATTTATACAGGCACCCCGGTTGGGGTGGGTCCTGTTCAGATTGGTGACAAACTGGAAGGGTTTTTGGAGGGAAATTCCATGTTTGTATGCCAAATTAAATAATATGAGAAAAACGTTCGTCACACTTTTACTAGCTACTACTTTTGGGATGTCATCCCAAGCTCAAAATAACAACATCTATACTTCACGTAATTATCCACAGGGATATTTTCGTAATCCATTGAATATTGCCCCTGATGCTTCCGGAACTTTCGGTGAGCTGAGGTCTACGCATTTTCATGCGGGCGACGACTATCGCACGCAGCAGAAGATAGGTCTGCCGTTGCATGCGGCGGCTGAAGGTTATGTGTCGCGTGTTCGCGTGCAGATCGGTGGCGGAGGGAACTCTGTTTACATCGCGCATCCAAATGGATATACATCGGTATATCTACATATGGATAGTTTCAACGATGCATTAACCAATATCATGCGCGCAGAACAATACAAGCAACAGCGCTTTGATGTAGATTTGGAGTTGAAAGAGGGGCAAGTGAAATTGACGAAAGGACAATTTATCGGCAATGCCGGAAATACGGGCGGTTCCGCAGGACCGCATCTACATTTCGAAATCCGCGATACCAAGACTCAACGTCCCTTAAATACGCAGCTATTTGGGCTTCGATTCAAAGACAACTTTGCTCCGACGATTAATGGCCTTATGGTTTATGATTTAAATGAACCTATTTTCAATGAGTTTACTGGACGCCGCTATATGCAGTTGAAGGCTTTAGGGTCAGGTCGATATGCCCTTGCCTCGGGAGCTCCTATTTCCGTAAATGGGAAGTTCGGGCTTGGTATCAACAGCATCGATAGACATCGCGCCGGTGGTTTTCAGAATGGTGTGTATTCTATTGACTTGTTCATCGATGGGCATCCTGTATCGACTGTTGTATTCGAGGAGTTAGATTTTAATACGTCCAGAGGTGTTCATTCTTATATTGATTATCCGCATTGGAAGAAGACTAAAGTCAAAGTGCAGAAGAGCTTTAAAGACCCAGGCAACAAAATTGAAATATTTAAACACCTGGAAAACGAAGGTGTCATCGAGTTGAAAGATCAAGAGGTTCATGATGTTAAATATGTTGTGAAGGACGTCCAAGGCAATTGCAGCGAATTGAACTTTCAAATCAAGAATAACCCTGCATATCAACCGAAGGCCAACCCTATCAAAGGAGAGCGATTCGCCTATAACAAGGTCAATAAGTTCTCTGCGGACCATCTACAGATAGAAATCCCAACAGAGACTTTGTATGGCGACCTAGATTTTGTTTATAGCCAAAGCGCCCCAGTAGCGAATAGCTATTCGCATGTTCATCATATACAAAATGCGTATATCCCTTTGTTTTCTAGCTATATGCTAAATATTAAACCCATCAACTTACCGCCGCACCTGGAAAGCAAAGCTTTAATTGCTTCGGTACAAAATGGAGCCGAAGGTGGAAAGTTTGAAAAAGGATGGGTAAGTGTCAATACGCGGAACTTCGGATCCTTCTACGTCGCGGTGGATACCATTGCACCGACGATTACTCCGCGTAACTTTAGTAACGGAAAGAACGTAAGTGCGCAATCGAAGATAGACTTCACTATTTCCGACAACTTTTCCGGTATTCAATCATTCAATGCTTATATCGATGATAAATGGGTATTGATGGAATACGACTCGAAGAACAGACATATTTGGCATCGTTTCGACTCATCACTATCGAAAGGATCACATAAATTCAAATTAGTTGTGAAGGATTGGAAAGATAACGAGAAGATCTACGAAGCAACATTCACTAGATAAAAGATATTATGGCAACATTAGAAGTAGGCGATAAAGCGCCAGCTATTCAAGCGAAAGACCAGCATGGTAAAGAAGTAAAACTTGCGGACTTCAAGGGCAAGAAAGTTATACTTTACTTCTATCCGAAAGATAATACTCCGGGTTGTACAACTGAAGCCTGTAATTTTAGAGATAATTACCAAAGCTTATTAAACGATGGTTATGAAGTTATCGGTGTCAGCATCGATAGTGAGGCATCTCATCAGAAGTTCATCAACAAGTACGAATTGCCATTTACGCTTTTAGCAGACGAAGACCAAAAGATCGTCAATGATTATGGGGTCTGGGTGGAGAAAAACATGTACGGCAAGAAATATATGGGAACGGCTAGAACCACGTTTATTATCGATGAAAACGGCATTATCCAACATATTATCAAAAAAGTAGACAATAAAAACGCGAGCCAACAAATTCGCGATCTAATGGCATAATAAGTCATTCTAATACATTATATTTGCCTCCTATGAGTAAGCAAACAGATGATTTCTTTAAGAATATAATTTCCCATGCGAAGGAGTACGGTTTTGTGTTTCCTTCCAGTGAAATTTACGACGGTTTAAGCGCTGTATATGATTACGGCCAATTAGGTTCTGAGTTAAAAAACAACCTTAAGTCTTATTGGTGGAAATCCATGGTTCAATTGAATGAGAACATCGTAGGAATTGATGCTGCGATTTTCATGCATCCAACAACATGGAAAGCATCCGGACACGTAGATGGGTTCAACGATCCTATGATCGACAACAAGGACTCCAAGAAACGCTATCGTGCCGACCAATTAATTGAGGATAAGATTGACCGTTATGAAAAAGACGGGAAAACCGAGAAAGCTGCTCAATTACAGAAAGATCTGGATGACGCATTAAATGCAGATGACTTAGCTCGTTTAAAGGATATCATTGAACAGCATGATATCGTATGCCCGGTATCAGGAACTAGAAACTGGACAGAAGTACGCCAATTTAACCTCATGTTTGCTACACAAATGGGTGCCATGGCGGATGGTGCAGAACAAGTTTATCTACGTCCTGAAACTGCTCAAGGTATCTTTGTTAACTTCCTAAACGTTCAAAAAACAGGAAGAATGAAGATTCCATTTGGTATTGCTCAAATCGGTAAAGCATTCCGTAATGAAGTCATCGCGCGCCAGTTCATCATGCGCATGCGTGAGTTCGAACAAATGGAGATGCAATTCTTCGTGCGCCCGGGATCTGAATTAGACTGGTATAAAAAATGGAAAGAAACTCGTTTGAAATGGCACTTAGCATTAGGAGCTGATCCTGCGAAATACCGTTTCCACGACCACGTTAAATTAGCTCACTATGCTAATGCCGCGGTAGACGTAGAATACGAATTCCCATTCGGTTTCAAAGAAGTAGAAGGTATTCACTCGCGTACTGATTTCGACTTAAAACAACATCAGGAATTCTCTGGAAAGAAACTTCAATACTTCGATCCTGAGATCAATCAAAGCTATATCCCTTACGTAATTGAAACTTCTATCGGTTTAGATCGCTTATTCTTGACAGTATTAGCGAATAGCTTAGTGCAAGAAGATCTATCTACTGAAGAGAAGCAAGACTCACGTGTTGTATTGAAATTCCACCCTGCGATCGCTCCTGTAAAAGCTGCTGTATTACCATTGACGAAGAAAGATGGTCTTCCGGAAAAAGCAAGAGAGATCATGGCAAAATTAAAACTT from Sphingobacterium sp. BN32 harbors:
- a CDS encoding HAD family phosphatase; this encodes MNNFKAVLFDLDGTLIDSEYFYYSNWAPILSEDYGLNITFDDWISNFAGHTLARNVVMLNEHYKLKVDEEDMWYATRSRYAKADMRTIRLMPHAQEILEVVKSKGLTTGLVTSSYKTTVDTVLGEHKLLDYFSFFVTRESVEQPKPNPEPYLLATQKLAIPSEEILVVEDTSTGCTAAKAAGLYCVAVSKQEVERERLSHADKLASSLKEVESLLF
- a CDS encoding gluconate 2-dehydrogenase subunit 3 family protein, with the translated sequence MNRRTAIKQLFVVVGGMMIATSCDFTDKSTSILLNHIKLNKADEDLLAELTESLIPKTDTPGAKDLNLHLFVMKMVDDCASPEEQKAFIDGLKGAETIKGKGLKDMQTYLAALPADDVFFQLLKRRTVQGYLNSEYVMNNKLVYELVPGRYNGAMKVNR
- a CDS encoding fumarylacetoacetate hydrolase family protein, whose product is MKIIAVGRNYVDHAKELNNPVPEKPVIFLKPDTAVLKDNKDFYFPEFSKDVHYEVEVVLRVCNEGKHVSKKFAHKYYDAIGLGIDFTARDIQADHKAKGLPWELAKAFDHSAVISNLIPKEEFENIQELAFSLSKNGETVQEGNTKDMIFDYDTLISFISQYITIRKGDLIYTGTPVGVGPVQIGDKLEGFLEGNSMFVCQIK
- the bcp gene encoding thioredoxin-dependent thiol peroxidase, with product MATLEVGDKAPAIQAKDQHGKEVKLADFKGKKVILYFYPKDNTPGCTTEACNFRDNYQSLLNDGYEVIGVSIDSEASHQKFINKYELPFTLLADEDQKIVNDYGVWVEKNMYGKKYMGTARTTFIIDENGIIQHIIKKVDNKNASQQIRDLMA
- a CDS encoding glycine--tRNA ligase translates to MSKQTDDFFKNIISHAKEYGFVFPSSEIYDGLSAVYDYGQLGSELKNNLKSYWWKSMVQLNENIVGIDAAIFMHPTTWKASGHVDGFNDPMIDNKDSKKRYRADQLIEDKIDRYEKDGKTEKAAQLQKDLDDALNADDLARLKDIIEQHDIVCPVSGTRNWTEVRQFNLMFATQMGAMADGAEQVYLRPETAQGIFVNFLNVQKTGRMKIPFGIAQIGKAFRNEVIARQFIMRMREFEQMEMQFFVRPGSELDWYKKWKETRLKWHLALGADPAKYRFHDHVKLAHYANAAVDVEYEFPFGFKEVEGIHSRTDFDLKQHQEFSGKKLQYFDPEINQSYIPYVIETSIGLDRLFLTVLANSLVQEDLSTEEKQDSRVVLKFHPAIAPVKAAVLPLTKKDGLPEKAREIMAKLKLDYNIQYDEKDSIGKRYRRQDAIGTPICITVDHQSLEDNTVTIRHRDSMQQERVDADQLEKIIGDLVGMNNLLKKVL
- a CDS encoding M23 family metallopeptidase; translation: MRKTFVTLLLATTFGMSSQAQNNNIYTSRNYPQGYFRNPLNIAPDASGTFGELRSTHFHAGDDYRTQQKIGLPLHAAAEGYVSRVRVQIGGGGNSVYIAHPNGYTSVYLHMDSFNDALTNIMRAEQYKQQRFDVDLELKEGQVKLTKGQFIGNAGNTGGSAGPHLHFEIRDTKTQRPLNTQLFGLRFKDNFAPTINGLMVYDLNEPIFNEFTGRRYMQLKALGSGRYALASGAPISVNGKFGLGINSIDRHRAGGFQNGVYSIDLFIDGHPVSTVVFEELDFNTSRGVHSYIDYPHWKKTKVKVQKSFKDPGNKIEIFKHLENEGVIELKDQEVHDVKYVVKDVQGNCSELNFQIKNNPAYQPKANPIKGERFAYNKVNKFSADHLQIEIPTETLYGDLDFVYSQSAPVANSYSHVHHIQNAYIPLFSSYMLNIKPINLPPHLESKALIASVQNGAEGGKFEKGWVSVNTRNFGSFYVAVDTIAPTITPRNFSNGKNVSAQSKIDFTISDNFSGIQSFNAYIDDKWVLMEYDSKNRHIWHRFDSSLSKGSHKFKLVVKDWKDNEKIYEATFTR